acaaaaatctattttaattccaggttgtaaggcaaccaAATAGGACAAATTCCAAAGGGGGTGactactttcacaagccactgtagttCACCTATGCTCACTGGCAACACATCTCTGTCCCATATAGAAAAATGTGGAGGATCCCAGCGCTATGGCTTCCGGTGCTTCTACTGGCCGTTGAGGTGAGAGACTCCtgaatatgtgtgtttttgtctgatTAGAAACTATATAAAAGGGGCTGTTAAACATCCAATAGGTATGCCACTGTGAAGATGTGGGGACCATGCTGGCATCCGAGGAGGTGCCCAACATCCCTTTGTCGACCACCGTGACCCGCAGCCAGATCCTCTCAGCTCAGTTTGAGTGCTACCTGAAGATCATCTATGACCCACCACGCAATGAAGCTGGTGAGGCactacacacacgtgcacacacatacaatatAGTGACGTGGTGCAGGTCAGGGTGGAAGGGAAGTGACTATCCTCAGGCCTGAAAGGAGTGGTCTTTGTGTCCAAGCTGCCCCTGTATCTCGACCTCACTAAATAAAGGCTTTTGAAATGTTGTTTTGCACTCTATTTCTGTACATACAACCTGGACACAGACTTCATTGTATTGTTCACTAGGACTGTTTTTTTAAAGTTACTTTTTTTTTTGCACATGTAGCTGTTTCTCTATTTTAAATGCATTTATACTATTTTCAATGTAGTAAATAATACATTTTGAAGAGACATTTAACAGGTGTCTGCTTTCGCATGACATTCACAGGGAATAAGAGAGCGTTTTCACTTTGTCTTAAATGCCTCAACACTGTATTTTATGGTGACAGATTTAGCCCTAGGTTTTTTAGACGTTTTAGAAGTTCTAATATCACTAACAAAGTCAACTCTCTTTATATTATGTCCATGATATAATAAAACCGTTCAGAGATAACAAAGGCAATGAACCTAAACATTTGAAATATGGAACAGATGCATTACTATAATACACTGTACACAGCTACTCTTCTGTTGTCACCCCTTCCAGGCACATTCTGTAACCGCACGTGGGACGGCTGGCTGTGTTGGGATGACTCTGCACCTGGCACGGCCATGCAGCTCTGCCCTGTGTACTTCCAGGACTTTGACCCCTCGGGTAAACAGCCCAGCCACACATCTAACAATCACAATTAAACTGACTTGATATTTAATAATGATGCCTCGCCTGAAGTGTTTTTTGACACCCATCCTCTCCCTGTGTCCATTCAAACAGAGAAAGCAACTAAAGTGTGCAACTCGGACGGACAGTGGTTTCGTCACCCTGAGAGCAGCCGTATTTGGTCCAATTACACCCAGTGTCAGATGTACACTAAGGACAAACTGACGGTATACTTCTAAGCCAACTTGTTTAGTAATTTTGACAGTGGCTTAGACAATTTTGTTAGTCAATTTAGTGATTGTTTTTAAGTTCATCTCTCTCTATTGTGTTCAATTAGTTAATACCTGTTAAACTCTGAGGGTTGTTTTGGCCCACAGAGCTTAACTGCTACCCACTCTGTCAATTTCAGTCAGAAAATAGAAAGTGGCATATCTTTCGAAAGCTACAGCACTTGTATTTTTGGAAATCTAGCTCAAATCTTTACTGCTGGCGATGTCATAAGAATCCTCCCATAGGCCATAAATCATGTGCTATGCTATGGTCATAGTAATAGAGTATGTAATTTAGGTCAAGTTACCAAAAGTGTAAAAACGTTGTATGAATGGAAAGAGTACACCCTGGTGGTcagcataaagcaatacatttattTTCCATCCACATTTAATGTCATGACCTTGAATGCATCCTCCATATTCGCTGTTGATCTCTTGTTTCCAATGGGAAAAATGAATCGTAAAATAACTTTGAATTTCCTTCGCATGtctgttacatttttttaaaattataactTTTGGGTCATTTTAAAATGTCAGGCTTGAAAATCCGTTCAGCCATTTTTGGACTGAGGTACTACCCAAACCAGACGCCTCTAGTTTCAAGTGGTCATGTCATGGGATCTTCTAGTGGACTAACTGGGAATCTGACATGAGTTGATTACATCAGTGAAAATGTTATGACTTCCGCTTTCtccttatacagtgccttcagcctgaattaaaaatggatgaaattgtttTCTCACACATTCAACACACAATAAGCCATAATAACAATATCAAAACAtgtctttagaaatgtttgcaatacAGGAATATCTCaataacataagtattcacacccctgagtcaatacatgttagaatcacctttggcagtgataacAGCTGATCTTTTCTGGGTAAGtcaaagagctttgcacacctggattgcacaatatttgcacattattattttttaaattcttcaagctctgtcaagttggttgttgatcattgctagacagccattttcaagacttgccatagattttcaagccgattttaGTCAATTGTAACTAGGCCACAGCAACATTCAATATCCTCTTGGTGTGTATTTGGCCTTgtgatttaggttattgtcttgctgaaaggtccATTTGCCTACCAGTGTCTGTTTTTTAatgcagacaaccaggttttcctctatgatTTTTTCTGTGCTTAGCactctttattttattttcatcttAAAAAACACCCTAGCCCTTGcctatgacaagcatacccataacatgatgctgccatcaccatgcttgaaaatatgaagtgttaGTGATttgttgtatttgccccaaacatcaCGCTTTGTATTCTGGGAATAAAGTGAATTTCTTATCcacatttttttcagttttacttGAGTGCTATATTTCAAACAGTATGCATGTTTTGGCTTCCTCCTTTTCATTATTTTCATTAagtttagtattgtgtagtaactacaatgttgatccatcagttttctcctatcacagccattaaactgttttaaatTGGCCTCActattgacctcatggtgaaatccctgagtggtttccgtcccctccggcaactgagttaggaaggacgcctgtatctttgtagtgactgggtgtattgatacaccatacaaAGTGTAACTAATAACTTCACCACTCTCAAAGATTCAATGcctgctttttaaatgttttacccaTCTAGCAATGGGTGCCCTTCTTTACAAGGCATTTAAAAACCTcccaggtctttgtggttgactaagttttaaattcactgctcaactgagggaccttacaattatctgtatgtgtggggtacatcgataaggtagtcattcaagtgtccatgcaacttattatgtgaattgttaagcacatttttactcctgaacttatttaggcttgccataacaaaggggttgaatacttattgactcaagacatttccacACTTGatttttcattcatttgtaaacatcaTTCATTAATTTCTAAACAACAACAATTCTCCTTTGACAttataggccagtgacacaatctcaatttaatccattttaaattcaggttgtaaaacaacaaaacgtggataaagtcaaggggagtgaataatttctgaaggcactgaatgcATAGCATTCCTGTAAGAAGGCATGGCACGTTGCATCGGGCCTGCACTTTTAAAATGGCTGTCTTACTATATAGGAATTTGCACATGTTTTGAGTGCCAGGAAAAATATATGACATAAAATGTATCCTTTTGGAATGGTAATTGTGACATATTTTATTTCAAACCTAGACTTTAAAATGTCTTATTCCCTAACATGGGGCCAATTTTGGGAACGTTGTTGCTGTACACCTGTATCAGAATCGCACGGTTCTTACCTTTTCTAACAATACTAGGCATGCGTTTCTTGGACTTTTTGAAGTCTAAATGTATGTAATGAAGGGAGTTTATATGTTATGTGTCGTTTAGAAAATACCACCAGATGGTGTCTGAGTTTACCAGGTTAAAGAAGGGAATTAATGCTTCCCCTTCTTGCCCAGTTTGCGTTTAGCTTGTACTACTTGGCCATTGTGGGACATGGATTGTCTGTGGTATCTCTCATCATCTCACTCTGCATCTTCTCCTACTTCAAGTGAGTCATGCATTGTTTCATCTATGGACCCACCAGATAGACTGTGCTCTGAATGTCACTTTAGTGTACCTATTCACTGTACACCCTCTAATCAAAGTGATTTTGTTTGTATTGCTCTTCCTACACCAGAGCCCTCTATTCTAAACAGAGGTCTTTGGTTGTTCCCTACATTGCAAACATTAATTCACATAGTCAAATGAAAGACTGAGCTTTCCTATGACCCTATACGAGCCAGTCTAGATACATTTACACACTTGTTTGTTTCCTAAGTGTGCCTCTCTCTGTTCTAATCCTCCCATTAGGAGTCTGAGCTGCCAGAGGATCTCCCTCCATAAGAACATGTTTCTGTCCTTTATCTTCAACTCCATCTGCACTGTCATCTGGCTCTCTGCTGTAGCCAACAACCAGCAGCTAGGGGCCAGCAACCCTGTAAGTACTGTGCACCTCTGCCATCAGGGTGAATAGCTACTAGTTGAACTCTGTTGGTGAACATTTTCAGGTGCTACACTCCACAATGTGTGGAAATGAGTGCCAGTGACCGCTTAAAGTTTAGCATTTTATAAAAACAACCTCTGTCCTGAGGCTTCTCCCTGTGTTGTTCTCTCTCAGATTGGATGCAAGATCCTGACAGTCCTGAACCAGTATACGTTTGGATCCAACTACTTCTGGATGCTGTGTGAGGGGATCTACCTGCACACTCTCATCATTGTGGCTGTGTTTGTGGGAGAGCAGAAGCTGGACTGGTACTATGTCCTGGGTTGGGGTGAGTGACCATCTTTATTTTTCACTTTTCAAATTGCTGTCCTGCTCTGCTGTCTGATATTCATTGTTGTTTGACCATCCTGATCCCCTAGCACATCATTTacttacattgacattttagtaatttatcaGAGGCCCGGGGTGCCGTGAGATATGTAAGATACTCGAGGTAAGGTTTCAGAAGTTTTCGCAAGATAGGCAGGGACTCCTCTGTCCTGACTTGGGGGGAAGCTGGTTCCCCCATTGGGCTGCCAGGACAGAGAATAGCTTTggctgggctgagcgggagccgccctcccgtaggggtgggagggctaAGAGACCGGAGGTGGTAGAACGGTTGGGATGTAGTGTTTTggcatagcctgaaggtaaggAGGTGCAGTTCCCCTTACATAATGTGCAATGAGTCTTCTATGCTTTCATATCTCTATCACATTGAGTGAATGATTGGTATCTAACACATGGAAACTGCGTGTTTGATATACCATTTATTcagttccagccattaccatgagtcTATCCTCCCCaaataaggtgccaccagccgccTGTGCCTTATCAGTTCTTGAACCTCTCTTCTGGGACTCCCATTCGATCTATaccagagctagcacacctgattcacctATTCAAGGGcttgattagttgacaagttgaatcaggtgtgctagttcAGAGCTACAACAAAATTGTGAAATgtctgggggtccccgaggagagctCCATTTGTTATGTCATATCTATGAAGGCCTTATGGAAGCTCGACAGTCATGAaatcctccgtctctctcctagGCTTCCCCATCATTCCTGCCATCACACATGCTGTGGCACGTGGGCTCTTCTATGATGACAGGTAATGTGTCACAACTCCCTCTGAATACAGTGCATATTAGTGGCATAGATTGACATTCTGCGTTTTATACTGCATTAGAACATTGTCAGTTACTGATATGTCAGTTAAACTCAGAATCAGATGTTTCTGTCTCAGTTGAGCTcaggtttgtctctgtctcccagATGCTGGATCAGTTCTGACACACACCTGCTCTACATCATCCATGGGCCTGTCCATGCTGCCCTGCTGGTGATTCTGCACTaccaaaacaaacatttagcaGAAATAGAAACCAAAGTGTTCTCAaacagaaaatgtatttttttaatctaGTATTGGGTTTGAAATGCAAGTACCCAATTGCTCATGGAAAACAATCGATCACTGAATGCAATCACTCAATTCACTCACTctattcctcttcctcttctacaCTCTCCAGGTGAACCTGTTCTTCCTGCTCAATATAGTGCGTGTGTTGATCACCAAGCTGCAGGTGACCCACAGTGCAGAGTCTAATGCCTATATGAAGGTGGTGAGAGCCACTCTCATCCTGATCCCTCTGCTGGGAGCCCAGTTCATCCTGGTTCCCTGGAGGCCAGAGGGACGTAAGGCCAGAGCCATCTACGAGTTCATCATgaacatttttgcacatttccAGGTATAGATTGGATGGTGCTGCTCACAGTTCCATTCTATACAAACCTAAATCGATGTTTGGTAGCATAGACAGTGCCTTATAAAATGAATATAactagcctacatacagtatgtatcatGTGTTGAAAACCTTGGTATAACCTTTCCACACTCAATATTCACTGAATTACTTTGATTTTATATAGGGACTCCTGGTCGCAATTATATTCTGCTTTTACAATGCAGAGGTAAG
This genomic stretch from Oncorhynchus kisutch isolate 150728-3 linkage group LG24, Okis_V2, whole genome shotgun sequence harbors:
- the LOC109869535 gene encoding calcitonin gene-related peptide type 1 receptor-like, with translation MWRIPALWLPVLLLAVEVCHCEDVGTMLASEEVPNIPLSTTVTRSQILSAQFECYLKIIYDPPRNEAGTFCNRTWDGWLCWDDSAPGTAMQLCPVYFQDFDPSEKATKVCNSDGQWFRHPESSRIWSNYTQCQMYTKDKLTFAFSLYYLAIVGHGLSVVSLIISLCIFSYFKSLSCQRISLHKNMFLSFIFNSICTVIWLSAVANNQQLGASNPIGCKILTVLNQYTFGSNYFWMLCEGIYLHTLIIVAVFVGEQKLDWYYVLGWGFPIIPAITHAVARGLFYDDRCWISSDTHLLYIIHGPVHAALLVNLFFLLNIVRVLITKLQVTHSAESNAYMKVVRATLILIPLLGAQFILVPWRPEGRKARAIYEFIMNIFAHFQGLLVAIIFCFYNAEVQACLRRKWAQTKLVWKWTDSYSHYNTNSSGTETSRATVSLELTAPEEDTVIKPGGSVHYRANGQSNGKRCTNREMDTPRILETTDI